The following coding sequences lie in one Pectobacterium sp. A5351 genomic window:
- the ybbA gene encoding putative ABC transporter ATP-binding protein YbbA: MFAKTSPASATPSETAHVENILEVHHLSKHVGQGENRLSILTGVELIVKPAQTIALIGESGSGKSTLLGILAGLDDGTEGDVSLMGKSLNALDEEGRAALRAQHVGFVFQSFMLVPTLNALENVQLPALLRGESDSHSRGQAEQLLQQLGLGERLHHLPAQLSGGEQQRVALARAFSGRPNVLFADEPTGNLDRKTGERIVDLLFSLNRDHATTLILVTHDEQLAARCERRLRLVDGKLREDA, encoded by the coding sequence ATGTTTGCGAAGACCAGCCCAGCGAGTGCTACGCCAAGCGAAACTGCGCACGTAGAAAACATTCTTGAAGTTCATCATCTTAGTAAGCACGTTGGTCAGGGAGAAAATCGGCTTTCCATCCTTACCGGAGTTGAGCTTATTGTCAAACCTGCGCAGACAATTGCCTTGATTGGGGAATCCGGTTCGGGCAAATCAACGTTGCTGGGAATTTTGGCCGGGTTGGATGATGGCACGGAAGGCGACGTGAGCCTGATGGGCAAATCGCTAAACGCGCTGGATGAAGAAGGCCGTGCGGCGCTGCGTGCCCAGCATGTGGGTTTTGTTTTTCAGTCTTTCATGCTGGTGCCGACGCTGAATGCGTTGGAAAACGTGCAATTACCCGCATTGCTGCGCGGTGAAAGCGATAGCCACAGCCGCGGGCAGGCTGAACAGCTTTTACAGCAGCTCGGGCTGGGTGAGCGCTTACATCATCTTCCCGCTCAGCTTTCCGGTGGTGAACAGCAGCGTGTGGCGCTGGCACGGGCGTTTAGTGGTCGTCCCAACGTCTTGTTTGCCGATGAACCGACCGGAAATCTGGATCGTAAAACCGGTGAGCGCATCGTTGACCTGCTGTTTTCTCTCAATCGCGACCATGCCACCACGTTGATTCTGGTGACGCACGATGAGCAACTGGCGGCACGCTGTGAGCGGCGTCTGCGGTTAGTCGATGGCAAGCTGCGGGAGGATGCATGA
- the tesA gene encoding multifunctional acyl-CoA thioesterase I/protease I/lysophospholipase L1: MMNFKNVFYVRSFAWRSTRWAGLRKHVFVLLLLGLCSVRAFAADTLLILGDSLSAGYQMPIANAWPTLLNTQWQTQKKGIAIVNASISGDTTAQALARLPALLKQHQPRWVLVELGGNDGLRGFPAANIEQDLAKIITLVKQANAQPLLMQVRLPTNYGRRYTESFSNIYPKLAEQFALPLLPFFMEQVYLKPEWMMEDGIHPTRDAQPFIAEWMAKQLEPLVNHES, translated from the coding sequence ATGATGAACTTCAAGAATGTTTTCTACGTGCGCAGTTTCGCTTGGCGTAGCACTCGCTGGGCTGGTCTTCGCAAACATGTTTTCGTCCTTTTGCTTCTGGGATTATGCAGCGTACGCGCTTTCGCCGCTGACACATTATTAATTCTGGGCGATAGCCTCAGTGCGGGCTATCAGATGCCGATCGCTAACGCGTGGCCAACGCTGCTGAACACGCAGTGGCAGACGCAGAAAAAAGGCATCGCGATAGTTAACGCCAGCATTAGCGGAGACACCACCGCACAAGCGCTGGCGCGTCTTCCTGCCCTGTTGAAACAGCATCAGCCGCGTTGGGTGTTGGTTGAACTGGGCGGCAATGACGGTCTTCGGGGATTTCCAGCAGCCAACATCGAGCAGGATCTGGCGAAAATCATCACGCTGGTCAAACAGGCTAACGCTCAGCCACTGCTCATGCAGGTTCGTTTGCCGACCAACTATGGCCGTCGCTATACCGAGTCATTCAGCAATATCTACCCCAAATTAGCGGAGCAGTTTGCACTTCCGCTGCTGCCTTTCTTTATGGAGCAGGTGTATCTTAAACCGGAGTGGATGATGGAAGATGGCATCCATCCAACCCGGGATGCCCAACCGTTTATCGCAGAATGGATGGCGAAGCAGCTGGAACCCTTAGTTAACCATGAGTCTTAA
- a CDS encoding SDR family oxidoreductase, with amino-acid sequence MQKTVFITGCSSGIGLIAAQDLQKRGYRVIAACRRAEDVARLTTLGLEAITLDLDDSASVEQAAAEVIRLTDNRLYGLFNNAGYGLYGPLNTISRQQLEQQFSSNLFGTHQLTQLLLPAMLPHGEGRIIQTSSVLGLVSTPGRGAYAASKYALEAWSDALRMELHGSGLHVSLIEPGPISTRFTSNVAQTQTDKPVTNPGIAKRFTLPPEAILPKLHHALESSRPKLRYPVTLVAHALTWLRRLLPGCLLDKVLRG; translated from the coding sequence ATGCAAAAAACGGTCTTCATTACGGGTTGCTCCAGCGGTATTGGCCTGATTGCCGCTCAGGATCTGCAAAAGCGCGGCTATCGCGTGATTGCCGCCTGCCGTCGCGCAGAGGATGTCGCACGTCTGACCACGCTGGGTCTGGAAGCGATTACGCTCGATCTGGATGACAGCGCCAGCGTGGAACAAGCCGCCGCAGAGGTGATCAGACTGACCGATAACCGCTTGTACGGGCTGTTTAATAACGCCGGATACGGCCTGTATGGCCCGCTGAATACCATTTCGCGCCAGCAGCTCGAACAGCAGTTTTCCAGCAACCTGTTCGGTACGCATCAGCTCACGCAATTACTGCTGCCCGCCATGCTGCCGCACGGCGAAGGCCGTATCATCCAGACCAGTTCGGTGTTAGGGCTGGTGTCAACGCCGGGGCGCGGCGCGTATGCCGCCAGCAAATATGCACTGGAAGCCTGGTCAGATGCATTGCGTATGGAGTTACACGGCAGCGGCCTGCACGTCAGCCTGATCGAGCCCGGCCCGATCAGTACACGCTTTACCAGCAACGTCGCACAGACGCAGACAGATAAGCCGGTGACTAACCCCGGCATCGCTAAGCGCTTCACGCTGCCGCCGGAAGCGATATTGCCGAAGCTCCATCATGCGCTGGAAAGCTCGCGGCCTAAATTACGCTATCCCGTGACGCTGGTGGCTCACGCCTTAACCTGGCTGCGCCGCCTGCTACCGGGATGTCTGTTGGATAAGGTATTACGAGGATAA
- a CDS encoding co-chaperone YbbN, which produces MLEQQATIVDVNESNLHQVLEHSMTLPVLFYFWSARSQHCLELEPVLDKLAQEYAGQFVLAKVDCDAEQRVAAQFGLRSIPTVYLFKDGQPLDGFQGPQPEEAIRELLKRALPKEEELKVAQAQQLIQEDKLPEAMQLLKDAWQLSQQHSDIGLMLAEVQIQIKRSEEAEAVLATIPLQDQDTRYHSLIAQIELLKQAADTPEIQHLQQQLDADPQNAELAVQLALQLHQVGRNEEALELLMGFLKKDLAVANGNARKTLMDIMAALGTGDALAARYRRQLYSLLY; this is translated from the coding sequence ATGTTAGAACAACAAGCGACTATCGTTGACGTCAACGAATCCAACCTGCATCAGGTGTTGGAACACTCCATGACACTGCCAGTCCTGTTTTACTTCTGGTCAGCACGTAGCCAGCACTGTCTGGAGCTGGAACCGGTGTTGGACAAGCTGGCGCAGGAATACGCCGGGCAGTTCGTTCTGGCGAAGGTTGACTGTGATGCCGAGCAGCGCGTCGCCGCTCAGTTTGGCCTGCGTTCAATTCCAACCGTTTATCTGTTTAAAGATGGCCAACCGCTGGACGGTTTTCAGGGGCCACAGCCGGAAGAGGCCATTCGTGAATTGCTGAAACGCGCGCTGCCGAAAGAAGAAGAGCTGAAAGTCGCACAGGCACAGCAGTTGATTCAGGAAGATAAACTGCCAGAAGCGATGCAGTTACTGAAAGACGCCTGGCAACTCAGCCAGCAGCACAGCGACATTGGTCTGATGCTGGCGGAAGTGCAGATTCAAATTAAACGCAGCGAAGAGGCCGAAGCCGTATTAGCCACCATTCCTTTGCAAGATCAAGACACGCGCTATCACAGCCTCATTGCTCAGATTGAATTGCTAAAACAGGCAGCCGATACGCCGGAAATTCAGCATCTACAGCAGCAATTGGACGCCGACCCGCAAAATGCGGAACTGGCGGTACAGCTGGCGCTGCAACTGCATCAGGTCGGACGTAATGAGGAAGCGCTTGAGCTGCTGATGGGATTCCTGAAGAAAGATCTGGCCGTTGCTAACGGCAACGCGCGTAAAACGCTGATGGACATCATGGCCGCCCTCGGCACCGGCGACGCCCTCGCCGCCCGCTACCGTCGGCAGCTTTATTCGTTATTATATTGA
- a CDS encoding nicotinamide mononucleotide deamidase-related protein YfaY: MLRVEMLCTGDEVLHGQIIDTNAAWLADYLFQQGLPMTSRMTVGDDLDALVTAITQRSQIADILIVNGGLGPTSDDLSALAAATAAGEGLVEHAEWLARMEAFFAERGRVMAPSNRKQAQIPASAEMVDNPVGTACGFALYLNKCLMFFTPGVPSEFKVMVDQQIMPRLRERFAIADAPLCLRLTTFGRSESDLASQLDGMALPPGVVLGYRSSMPIIELKLTGPVTQQEKMVQLWETVRDVAGENAIFEGTEGLPAQLANRLAERDMTLSVSEHFTAGLLNWQLQSANVPLAGGELLANVEDVSLSGLADYARHLAERQGASLALVVGNRNDAELSLALHTPEGSFAQTIQFNVQRYSLKTHQEVVAMLAMNMLRRWLNGWSVYGGHGWISVLKTL, from the coding sequence ATGCTTAGGGTCGAGATGTTATGTACCGGCGATGAAGTGCTGCATGGTCAGATTATTGATACCAATGCGGCCTGGTTGGCGGATTATTTGTTTCAACAGGGATTACCGATGACCAGCCGGATGACGGTGGGGGACGATCTCGATGCGCTGGTGACGGCGATAACGCAGCGTAGCCAGATCGCCGATATCCTGATTGTGAACGGCGGGCTGGGGCCGACCAGCGACGATCTCAGCGCATTGGCGGCGGCCACTGCAGCAGGCGAAGGACTGGTTGAGCACGCGGAATGGCTGGCGCGTATGGAGGCCTTTTTTGCCGAACGCGGCAGAGTGATGGCGCCCAGCAATCGCAAACAGGCGCAAATCCCCGCCAGTGCAGAAATGGTGGATAACCCGGTGGGCACCGCCTGTGGCTTTGCGCTGTACTTGAACAAGTGCCTGATGTTTTTTACGCCGGGCGTGCCATCTGAGTTCAAGGTCATGGTCGATCAGCAGATTATGCCGCGCCTGCGCGAGCGTTTTGCTATTGCCGATGCGCCGCTGTGCCTGCGTTTGACCACCTTTGGCCGTTCCGAGAGCGATCTGGCAAGCCAGTTGGATGGCATGGCGCTACCGCCGGGCGTGGTGCTGGGTTACCGCTCTTCTATGCCGATTATTGAGCTGAAGCTGACCGGCCCAGTCACGCAGCAGGAAAAGATGGTGCAACTGTGGGAAACGGTGCGCGATGTGGCCGGGGAAAATGCCATCTTTGAAGGAACGGAAGGGCTACCTGCGCAGTTGGCGAATCGTCTTGCTGAACGTGATATGACGCTGTCAGTGAGTGAACACTTCACGGCGGGATTGCTTAACTGGCAGCTCCAGTCGGCGAATGTTCCGCTGGCGGGCGGAGAGCTGCTGGCAAACGTTGAGGATGTCAGCCTGTCTGGGCTAGCGGACTATGCTCGCCATCTGGCGGAGCGTCAGGGCGCGTCGTTAGCGTTAGTTGTGGGGAATCGGAACGATGCCGAGCTATCACTGGCGCTACATACGCCGGAAGGATCTTTCGCCCAAACGATACAGTTCAACGTACAGCGCTACAGCCTGAAAACCCATCAAGAGGTTGTTGCTATGCTGGCGATGAACATGCTGCGCCGCTGGCTAAACGGCTGGTCAGTGTACGGCGGCCACGGCTGGATCTCAGTATTGAAGACGCTGTAG